The following proteins are encoded in a genomic region of Rhizobium sp. CCGE531:
- a CDS encoding ABC transporter permease has product MADVISPAMPRPPSRMARRVRALLSEPKVIFGGGFILLLIILAIFAPYIAPKDPLEQDLMSGTLPPAWIDGSDPGFLLGTDDLGRDVLSRAIFGTRIALTVAFVAAGLAALIGTLLGLLAGWYGGWIDRVISRLVDIWMAFPPVLLSILLVAVFGSGVHSVIAAIVIIDWTRFCRVVRSETQAQARMDYVIAAHTIGFSRAKILFSEILPNVTPVLIALVSLEMGIAVIVEAILSFVGLSVASDTPTWGGMIAEGRQMIYQGWWVLVVPLIALFATVLAFNQLGDGLRRALDPVMRR; this is encoded by the coding sequence ATGGCTGACGTCATCTCGCCCGCCATGCCGCGACCACCATCGAGAATGGCGAGACGCGTACGCGCGCTGCTCTCCGAGCCGAAGGTCATCTTCGGTGGCGGCTTTATCCTCCTCCTCATCATCCTGGCGATCTTCGCGCCCTATATCGCGCCGAAAGATCCACTGGAGCAGGATCTCATGTCCGGTACTTTGCCGCCGGCGTGGATCGACGGCTCCGATCCGGGCTTCCTTCTGGGCACGGACGATCTTGGCCGCGACGTGCTCTCGCGCGCCATTTTCGGCACGCGCATCGCTCTGACAGTCGCCTTTGTCGCAGCCGGGCTTGCGGCATTGATCGGCACACTGCTCGGCCTTCTCGCCGGCTGGTATGGCGGCTGGATCGACAGGGTGATCTCCCGCCTCGTCGATATCTGGATGGCCTTCCCGCCGGTGTTGCTGTCGATCCTGCTCGTCGCCGTCTTCGGCTCCGGCGTGCACTCGGTCATCGCGGCCATCGTCATCATCGACTGGACGCGCTTCTGCCGCGTCGTGCGATCGGAAACGCAGGCGCAGGCGCGGATGGACTATGTCATCGCGGCCCATACAATCGGCTTTTCGCGAGCGAAAATCCTTTTCAGTGAGATCCTGCCCAATGTGACACCCGTGCTGATCGCCCTTGTCAGCCTGGAAATGGGCATCGCCGTCATTGTCGAAGCCATCCTGTCCTTCGTCGGCCTGTCGGTCGCCTCCGACACGCCGACCTGGGGCGGCATGATCGCCGAGGGGCGGCAGATGATCTACCAAGGCTGGTGGGTGCTGGTCGTGCCGCTGATCGCGCTCTTCGCGACGGTGCTTGCCTTCAATCAACTCGGCGACGGCCTGCGCCGCGCCCTCGATCCGGTTATGCGCCGATGA
- a CDS encoding ABC transporter ATP-binding protein produces MTSPLLSIAGLSAVSDRDGGAPILRGVRLTLERGEVRGLVGESGAGKSTIAKALLGILPRSVRITAGSILFESRNLLTLSARELRGIMGSDISLIPQDPQTALNPGRRIEAQLTDGLRLKRGMSSRDARLRALKLLEEVHIRDPERVLRAYPHELSGGMRQRILIAAAFALEPKLVVADEPTTALDVTVQKQILRLIRGLQEAHGTAVIFVTHDLGVVAQICDSVTLLYAGKVIEEGRTSDVLGHPQHIYTKSLVAAGPRYDRPDAGLMPVPQAVFEQLRREIGIPEGGR; encoded by the coding sequence ATGACATCTCCGCTTCTCTCCATTGCCGGCCTCAGCGCCGTTTCCGACCGCGACGGCGGCGCACCGATCCTTCGCGGCGTTCGCCTGACGCTAGAGCGCGGCGAAGTACGCGGGCTTGTCGGCGAAAGCGGCGCCGGAAAATCGACCATTGCCAAAGCCCTGCTCGGCATCCTGCCGCGCAGCGTCCGCATCACCGCCGGCTCCATCCTTTTCGAAAGCCGCAATCTCCTCACCCTTTCCGCCAGGGAATTGCGCGGCATCATGGGCAGCGATATCTCGCTGATCCCGCAGGACCCGCAGACGGCGCTCAACCCAGGACGACGTATCGAGGCACAGCTAACCGACGGCCTCCGATTGAAACGAGGCATGTCGTCCCGTGATGCAAGACTGCGCGCGCTAAAACTGCTGGAGGAAGTGCATATCCGCGATCCCGAGCGCGTGCTGCGCGCCTATCCGCATGAATTGTCAGGCGGCATGCGCCAGCGCATATTGATCGCCGCCGCCTTCGCCCTGGAGCCGAAGCTGGTCGTGGCCGACGAACCGACCACGGCGCTCGATGTCACCGTGCAGAAGCAGATCCTGCGGCTGATCCGCGGCCTGCAGGAGGCCCACGGCACCGCCGTCATCTTCGTCACCCACGATCTCGGCGTTGTGGCCCAGATCTGCGACAGCGTTACGTTGCTCTATGCCGGCAAGGTCATCGAAGAGGGACGCACCAGTGATGTGCTTGGACACCCGCAGCACATCTACACGAAATCGCTTGTTGCCGCCGGCCCGCGCTACGATCGGCCAGATGCCGGGCTGATGCCGGTGCCGCAAGCCGTGTTCGAGCAACTACGCCGCGAAATCGGCATCCCTGAGGGCGGCCGATGA
- a CDS encoding ATP-binding cassette domain-containing protein encodes MSVSDHLLSARGIEVTYGAKPHLFGPPGHGIKVLHGVDIDIRRGETVGIVGESGSGKTTLGRALLRLVDVNAGTIHFDGRDITRLPDADMRPLRRRMQMIFQDPMASLNPRHTIRRILVEPLLLHRLASDRKEAERHVAKILERVTLPQACLDRNPNELSGGQRQRIGIARAALLKPDFVLADEIVSGLDVSTQAQVLNLLKELSRDLGLSMAFISHDLSVIRAICNRVYVLRHGRVEEDGDCERVFTAPASAYTRMLLDAIPLPEIDPNWLGRESLMEEASEA; translated from the coding sequence ATGAGCGTTTCCGATCATCTCCTGTCCGCTAGGGGAATCGAAGTCACCTATGGCGCCAAGCCGCATCTCTTCGGCCCGCCAGGCCATGGCATCAAAGTGCTGCACGGCGTCGATATCGACATCCGCCGTGGCGAGACTGTGGGAATCGTCGGCGAAAGCGGCTCGGGCAAGACAACGCTCGGCCGCGCCCTGCTGCGGCTGGTCGATGTCAACGCGGGCACCATCCATTTCGACGGTAGGGACATCACCCGTCTGCCCGATGCCGACATGCGCCCGTTGCGCCGCCGCATGCAGATGATTTTCCAGGATCCGATGGCCTCGCTCAATCCGCGCCACACGATCCGCCGCATCCTTGTCGAACCTTTGCTGCTGCATCGACTAGCCTCCGACCGGAAAGAAGCAGAACGCCACGTCGCAAAAATCCTCGAGCGGGTGACGCTGCCGCAGGCCTGCCTCGATCGCAATCCGAATGAGCTTTCCGGCGGCCAGCGCCAGCGTATCGGCATCGCCCGCGCCGCGCTGCTCAAGCCGGACTTCGTGCTTGCCGACGAGATCGTCTCCGGCCTCGATGTGTCGACGCAGGCACAGGTGCTCAATCTGCTGAAAGAGCTTTCGCGCGACCTCGGCCTTTCCATGGCCTTCATAAGCCACGACCTCTCCGTCATCCGCGCCATCTGTAACCGCGTCTATGTCCTGCGCCACGGCCGCGTCGAGGAAGATGGCGATTGCGAACGCGTCTTCACCGCACCCGCCTCCGCCTATACGCGCATGCTGCTCGACGCCATTCCCCTGCCGGAAATCGACCCGAACTGGCTCGGCCGCGAAAGCCTGATGGAAGAAGCGTCAGAAGCTTGA
- a CDS encoding VOC family protein codes for MKYPVSAEKNAGGLPGLRGHDHTGLTVPDMKQAVDFFQKVLGCEVIMSFGPFADDEGTFMTDLLGVHPKAQVKQITQIRCGFGSNIELFEYSAPDQRDLKQKNSDIGAFHISLYVDDIDAAKAYLDSNNIETRLGPFPVQDGPAAGQSILYFQAPWGLQFEAISYPKGMAYEKDAETVLWDPKNPGR; via the coding sequence ATGAAATACCCTGTGTCAGCAGAGAAAAATGCCGGCGGCCTGCCCGGACTTCGTGGCCACGATCATACGGGACTCACGGTGCCGGATATGAAGCAGGCGGTCGATTTCTTTCAGAAGGTGCTCGGCTGTGAGGTCATAATGTCGTTCGGCCCCTTTGCCGATGACGAGGGCACGTTCATGACGGATTTGCTCGGTGTCCACCCCAAGGCTCAGGTAAAGCAAATAACGCAAATACGCTGCGGTTTCGGATCGAACATAGAGCTCTTCGAATACTCGGCTCCGGACCAGCGAGATCTGAAACAGAAGAACAGCGATATCGGCGCATTTCATATCTCGCTCTACGTCGATGATATCGACGCGGCAAAGGCCTATCTGGACAGCAACAACATCGAGACACGGCTCGGACCATTCCCGGTCCAGGATGGCCCCGCCGCCGGCCAATCGATCCTGTATTTTCAGGCGCCATGGGGTCTGCAGTTCGAAGCGATCAGCTATCCCAAGGGCATGGCTTATGAAAAAGATGCCGAAACCGTGTTGTGGGATCCGAAGAATCCGGGCAGGTGA
- a CDS encoding AMP-binding protein → MLGPTGHTDTFTRDNLPPFEEWPELRMEGFDYPEWLNAGFELSDRMVEKGFGDNVALIGNGRRRTYKELADWTNRIAHALIENFGLKPGNRVLIRSGNNPAMIACWLAVTKVGAVAVNTMPMLRAGELSKIIDKAEISFALCDTRLLEELVTAAKDSRFLKQVVGFDGTANHDAELDRIALNKPVRFEPVKTGRDDVALLGFTSGSTGVPKATMHFHRDILIIADTYAREVLQVTPDDVFIGSPPIAFTFGLGGLVVFPLRFGASTALLENASPKNMVEIIQDYGATISFTAPTAYRAMLAAMEAGADLSSLRIAVSAGETLPGPIFEEWTRKTGKPILDGIGSTELLHIFISNHLSDARPNCTGKPLTGYEARVVDDEMNEVARGTIGKLVVRGPIGCRYLADHRQADYVRDGWNLTGDSFIQDEGGYFHFAARSDDIILSAGYNIAGPEVEAALLSHADVLECAVIGKPDEDRGHIVQAHVVLAAGIVASDLQVRKLQDHVKAVIAPYKYPRSIIFVEALPKTESGKIQRFRLKTPAA, encoded by the coding sequence ATGCTGGGACCGACCGGCCATACCGATACATTCACGCGAGACAATCTGCCGCCTTTCGAGGAATGGCCCGAGCTGCGGATGGAGGGTTTCGACTATCCGGAATGGTTGAATGCCGGTTTCGAACTCAGCGACCGCATGGTCGAGAAGGGTTTTGGCGACAATGTGGCCCTGATCGGTAACGGCCGCCGCCGCACCTACAAGGAGCTGGCGGACTGGACCAATCGCATCGCCCATGCGCTCATCGAGAATTTCGGCCTCAAGCCCGGCAATCGTGTTCTCATCCGCTCCGGAAACAATCCCGCCATGATCGCCTGCTGGCTGGCGGTGACAAAGGTCGGCGCCGTTGCGGTCAACACCATGCCGATGTTGCGGGCGGGCGAGCTGTCGAAGATCATCGACAAGGCGGAAATCTCGTTTGCGCTCTGCGATACAAGGCTGCTGGAAGAGCTCGTCACTGCGGCCAAGGACAGCCGCTTCCTCAAGCAGGTGGTGGGCTTCGACGGCACCGCCAATCACGATGCGGAACTCGACCGCATTGCGCTCAACAAGCCCGTTCGCTTCGAACCGGTCAAAACCGGACGGGACGATGTGGCGCTGCTCGGTTTCACATCGGGATCGACGGGTGTGCCCAAGGCCACCATGCATTTTCATCGGGATATCCTGATCATAGCCGACACCTACGCCAGGGAAGTCCTGCAGGTGACGCCGGACGACGTCTTCATCGGTTCGCCGCCGATAGCCTTCACCTTCGGGCTCGGCGGTCTGGTCGTCTTCCCCTTGCGCTTCGGGGCATCGACGGCGCTGCTCGAAAACGCTTCGCCGAAGAACATGGTCGAGATCATCCAGGACTATGGCGCGACCATCAGCTTCACCGCGCCGACGGCCTATCGCGCCATGCTGGCGGCGATGGAGGCGGGAGCGGATCTTTCCTCGCTTCGCATTGCCGTCTCCGCCGGCGAGACGCTGCCGGGGCCGATCTTCGAGGAGTGGACGCGCAAGACCGGCAAGCCGATCCTCGACGGCATCGGCTCGACCGAGTTGCTGCACATCTTCATCTCCAATCATCTTTCCGACGCGCGGCCGAACTGCACCGGCAAGCCGCTGACGGGCTATGAAGCCCGCGTCGTCGATGACGAGATGAACGAGGTTGCGCGAGGGACAATCGGCAAGCTCGTCGTTCGCGGGCCGATCGGCTGCCGCTATCTCGCCGACCACCGGCAGGCCGACTATGTGCGCGATGGCTGGAACCTGACGGGCGACAGCTTCATTCAGGACGAAGGCGGCTATTTCCACTTCGCCGCCCGTTCCGACGACATCATTTTATCCGCCGGTTACAATATTGCTGGGCCGGAAGTGGAGGCAGCGCTTCTGTCGCATGCCGACGTACTCGAATGCGCCGTCATCGGCAAGCCGGACGAGGATCGCGGCCACATCGTTCAGGCCCATGTGGTGCTGGCGGCAGGCATCGTCGCATCGGATCTGCAGGTCAGGAAGCTGCAGGATCATGTGAAGGCCGTGATCGCGCCTTACAAATATCCGCGCTCCATTATCTTCGTCGAAGCTCTGCCGAAGACGGAATCTGGCAAGATACAGCGGTTTCGCCTGAAGACGCCGGCGGCTTGA
- a CDS encoding bifunctional salicylyl-CoA 5-hydroxylase/oxidoreductase, giving the protein MRIVCIGGGPAGLYFALLMKKLHPEHSIRVVERNRPYDTFGWGVVFSDATMVSMREWDPESASEIEDAFNHWDDIEVLFKGTRQRTSGHGFVGIGRKKLLNILQKRCEALDVELIFETDVNSDLDYPDADLIIGSDGLNSKIRNHYPEVFQPDMIVRPNRYIWLGTNKQYDAFTFDFRRTDHGWFQAHIYKFDDRTSTFIVETTEEAYLAHGLDKMDQDGAIAFCENLFSEVLEGASLMTNARHIRGSAWLNFNRLICGKWSHFNGNSHVVLMGDAAHTAHFAIGSGTKLAIDDAIELTRLFQIHGHGKDTIPAVLETYEEIRRVDVARIQNAARNAMEWFEVVGHRYADTLEPPQFMYSMLTRSQRISHENLRLRDKTWLEGYERWFAEKSGLAVGNDRCLPPMFTPYRLRDVQLINRIVMSPMAMYSAEDGVMNDFHIVHLGSRALGGAGLIFAEMTCVTPDARITPGCLGLWNEAQVAQWKRLVDFVHMNSAAKVGIQLGHAGRKGATKLAWEGIDQPLPEGEWPLISASSVPYLKNSQVPRAMDRADMDRVKADFIRSTELAVETGADWLELHCAHGYLLSSFLSPLTNQRNDEYGGSHENRARYPLEIFHAMRAIWPANKPISVRLSCHDWTDGGNTPEDAAIFARLFKEAGADLIDCSSGQVSKQEQPVYGRLFQTPFSDKIRNEIGIPTIAVGAISEADHANSIIAAGRADLCAIARPHLADPAWSLHEAAKIGLTSIPWPKQYLSGKTQYETNLARAATSAPAK; this is encoded by the coding sequence ATGCGCATCGTCTGTATCGGCGGCGGCCCCGCAGGGCTCTACTTCGCTCTTCTGATGAAGAAGCTCCATCCCGAGCATTCCATCCGCGTCGTCGAGCGGAATCGCCCCTATGATACCTTCGGCTGGGGTGTCGTCTTCTCCGACGCAACAATGGTTTCGATGCGCGAATGGGACCCGGAAAGTGCCTCCGAAATCGAGGACGCCTTCAACCATTGGGACGATATCGAGGTCCTGTTCAAGGGCACGCGCCAGCGCACATCGGGCCACGGCTTCGTCGGCATCGGCCGCAAGAAGCTCTTGAATATCCTGCAGAAGCGCTGCGAAGCGCTCGACGTGGAGCTGATTTTCGAAACCGACGTCAATTCCGATCTCGATTATCCGGACGCTGATCTGATCATCGGTTCGGACGGCCTCAATTCGAAGATCCGCAATCATTACCCGGAAGTCTTCCAGCCGGACATGATTGTCAGGCCGAACCGCTATATCTGGCTCGGCACTAACAAGCAGTACGACGCCTTCACCTTCGATTTCCGCCGCACCGATCACGGCTGGTTCCAGGCGCATATCTACAAGTTCGACGACAGGACCTCGACCTTCATCGTCGAGACGACGGAAGAAGCCTATCTCGCCCACGGCCTCGACAAGATGGACCAGGACGGCGCCATCGCCTTCTGCGAAAACCTGTTTTCCGAAGTGCTCGAAGGCGCGTCGCTGATGACCAATGCCCGCCATATCCGCGGCTCGGCCTGGCTCAACTTCAACCGCCTGATCTGCGGCAAGTGGAGCCATTTCAACGGCAATTCCCATGTGGTGCTGATGGGCGATGCCGCCCACACCGCCCATTTCGCCATCGGCTCCGGCACCAAGCTTGCGATCGACGACGCCATTGAGCTGACCCGCCTGTTCCAGATCCACGGGCATGGGAAGGACACGATACCGGCAGTCCTTGAGACCTACGAGGAAATCCGCCGCGTCGATGTCGCCCGCATCCAGAATGCCGCTCGCAATGCGATGGAATGGTTCGAAGTCGTCGGCCACCGCTATGCGGACACGCTCGAGCCGCCGCAATTCATGTATTCGATGCTCACGCGTTCGCAGCGCATCAGCCATGAGAATCTGCGGCTGCGCGACAAGACCTGGCTCGAAGGCTATGAGCGCTGGTTCGCCGAAAAATCCGGCCTCGCCGTCGGCAACGACCGTTGCCTGCCGCCTATGTTCACGCCCTATCGTCTGCGCGATGTCCAGCTCATCAACCGCATCGTCATGTCGCCGATGGCGATGTATTCGGCTGAAGATGGCGTGATGAATGACTTCCACATCGTCCATCTCGGCTCGCGCGCGCTTGGCGGCGCCGGGCTGATCTTCGCTGAGATGACCTGCGTCACCCCGGATGCCCGCATCACGCCCGGCTGCCTCGGCCTCTGGAACGAGGCGCAGGTCGCGCAGTGGAAGCGCCTCGTCGATTTCGTTCACATGAACAGCGCCGCCAAGGTCGGCATCCAGCTCGGCCATGCCGGCCGCAAGGGCGCGACGAAGCTCGCCTGGGAAGGCATCGACCAACCGCTTCCCGAAGGCGAGTGGCCGCTGATCTCCGCATCATCAGTCCCCTATCTCAAGAATAGCCAGGTGCCGAGGGCCATGGATCGCGCCGATATGGACCGCGTCAAGGCCGACTTCATCCGCTCGACGGAACTGGCGGTCGAGACCGGCGCCGACTGGCTGGAGCTGCACTGCGCCCATGGCTATCTGCTGTCGAGCTTCCTGTCGCCGCTGACCAATCAGCGCAACGACGAATATGGCGGCAGCCATGAAAACCGCGCCCGCTATCCCCTCGAAATCTTCCATGCGATGCGGGCCATCTGGCCGGCGAACAAGCCGATCTCAGTCCGCCTTTCCTGCCATGACTGGACCGATGGCGGCAACACGCCGGAAGACGCGGCGATCTTCGCCCGCCTGTTCAAGGAAGCGGGCGCCGACCTGATCGACTGCTCCTCCGGCCAGGTGTCGAAGCAGGAACAGCCGGTTTACGGCCGCCTGTTCCAGACGCCCTTCTCGGACAAGATCCGCAACGAGATCGGCATCCCGACGATCGCCGTCGGTGCGATCTCCGAGGCCGACCACGCCAATTCGATCATTGCGGCAGGCCGCGCCGATCTCTGCGCCATCGCCCGTCCGCATCTGGCGGACCCCGCCTGGTCGCTGCATGAAGCCGCCAAGATCGGCCTGACTTCCATTCCCTGGCCGAAGCAATATCTTTCCGGCAAGACTCAGTACGAAACCAACCTCGCCCGCGCGGCCACATCAGCGCCGGCGAAATGA
- a CDS encoding SDR family NAD(P)-dependent oxidoreductase, producing MTTSGKLAGRHALVTGAGSGIGAAIAKALAAEGARVSLAGRRREPLEAVAAEIGAHGFVVDDFDVTSPEAVAQGLAKAREKFGPVDILVNNAGEAPSAPFEKTSLEAWNHVLSVDLTGVFAVTQAALPDLKAHGAGARIINIASTAGLKGYAYVSAYVAAKHGVVGLTRSLALELAKTGITVNAVCPGFTDTPIIQRSIETIVAKTGRTAEQALAELTKSNPQRRLVKPEEVADTVLWLASPAAASINGQAIAVAGGEV from the coding sequence ATGACGACTTCGGGCAAACTCGCCGGCCGCCACGCCCTCGTCACCGGGGCCGGCAGCGGCATTGGCGCCGCGATCGCCAAGGCGCTCGCCGCCGAAGGCGCGCGTGTCAGTCTTGCCGGTCGTCGCAGGGAGCCGTTGGAAGCGGTCGCCGCCGAGATCGGCGCGCATGGATTCGTGGTCGATGACTTCGATGTCACGAGCCCCGAGGCCGTGGCACAGGGCCTCGCCAAAGCACGCGAAAAGTTTGGCCCGGTCGATATCCTCGTCAACAATGCCGGCGAAGCGCCAAGCGCGCCCTTCGAGAAGACGAGCCTTGAGGCCTGGAACCACGTCCTGTCGGTCGACCTCACGGGCGTTTTCGCGGTGACGCAGGCAGCCCTGCCCGACCTGAAGGCACATGGCGCCGGCGCTCGCATTATCAACATCGCCTCGACGGCCGGCCTGAAGGGATACGCTTACGTCTCGGCTTACGTTGCCGCCAAGCATGGCGTCGTCGGCCTGACCCGCTCGCTGGCGCTGGAATTGGCGAAGACCGGCATCACGGTCAACGCCGTCTGCCCCGGCTTTACCGATACGCCGATCATCCAGCGGTCGATCGAGACGATCGTCGCCAAGACCGGGCGCACAGCCGAACAGGCACTTGCCGAACTCACGAAATCCAATCCGCAGAGACGCCTCGTCAAGCCGGAAGAGGTTGCCGACACCGTGCTGTGGCTGGCCTCGCCGGCCGCTGCATCGATCAATGGACAGGCAATTGCGGTTGCCGGTGGGGAGGTTTGA
- a CDS encoding enoyl-CoA hydratase family protein — MSDRDMTMKGHLKPFKDLKPEHFLWDVSEDGRVATIRLNRPERKNPLTFDSYAELRDLFRDLVYASDIRAIVLTGAGGNFSSGGDVFEIIEPLTRMAMPELLAFTRMTGDLVKAMRKCPQPIISAVDGICAGAGAILAMASDLRLATPEAKTAFLFTRVGLAGADMGACGILPRIIGQGRAAELLFTGRSMTAAEGQAWGFYNGLHASADLEQEAIKLARSLADGPWFAHGMTKTMLNQEWAMGIDEMIESEAQAQAVCMATQDFRRAFEAFAAKRRPEFQGD; from the coding sequence ATGAGCGATCGGGATATGACGATGAAGGGACATCTAAAGCCTTTCAAGGATTTGAAGCCTGAGCACTTCCTCTGGGACGTCAGCGAAGACGGCCGCGTCGCCACCATCCGCCTGAACCGCCCGGAACGTAAGAATCCGCTGACATTCGACAGCTATGCCGAACTGCGCGATCTTTTCCGCGATCTCGTCTATGCCTCCGATATCCGCGCCATCGTGCTGACCGGCGCCGGTGGCAACTTCTCCTCCGGCGGCGATGTCTTCGAGATCATCGAGCCGCTGACCCGCATGGCGATGCCCGAACTTCTGGCCTTCACCCGCATGACCGGCGATCTCGTCAAGGCGATGCGCAAATGCCCGCAACCGATTATCTCGGCGGTCGACGGCATCTGCGCCGGCGCCGGCGCCATCCTTGCCATGGCCTCCGATTTGAGGCTTGCGACGCCGGAAGCCAAGACGGCTTTCCTCTTTACCCGTGTCGGCCTTGCCGGCGCTGATATGGGCGCGTGCGGCATCCTGCCTCGCATCATCGGCCAGGGCCGCGCCGCCGAGCTTCTGTTTACCGGCCGCTCGATGACGGCAGCGGAAGGACAGGCCTGGGGCTTCTATAACGGCCTGCACGCGAGTGCCGATCTGGAGCAGGAAGCAATCAAGCTAGCCCGCTCGCTCGCCGACGGCCCCTGGTTTGCCCATGGCATGACCAAGACCATGCTGAACCAAGAATGGGCGATGGGCATCGACGAGATGATCGAATCCGAAGCGCAGGCCCAGGCCGTCTGCATGGCAACGCAGGACTTCCGCCGCGCCTTCGAAGCCTTCGCGGCCAAGCGCCGGCCGGAATTCCAGGGGGATTGA
- a CDS encoding acyl-CoA dehydrogenase family protein yields MSTASSLAGPTRDHLDWPFFEERHHRFAAKVDAFAKSGVITSIDHADVDGACRKLVKALGEAGLLAAATGSSDSEPLIDSRMVCLARETLAWHDGLADFAFAMQGLGTGAIGLSGSLELRVAVLPKVRSGDWLAAFALSEKDAGSDVAAMSCAARLDGDHYVLDGEKTWISNGGIADVYTVFARTGEAPGTRGISAFVVFADDPGFSIAERIEVIAPHPLATIRFDNCRIPASRRLGAPGEGFKIAMRTLDIFRASVAAAGLGFARRALDESLAHARARPMFGAALADLQLTQAALGDMATGIDAAALLTYRAAWRRDVQRLPTTREAAMAKMTATETAQSVIDRAVQLFGGRGVKSGEITEKLYREIRALRIYEGATEVQKLIVARELLKT; encoded by the coding sequence ATGTCCACGGCAAGCAGCCTCGCCGGCCCGACACGAGATCATCTGGATTGGCCCTTCTTCGAGGAGCGCCATCATCGTTTCGCCGCCAAGGTCGATGCCTTCGCAAAGTCCGGCGTCATAACTTCCATCGATCATGCCGATGTCGATGGCGCATGCCGAAAGCTGGTCAAGGCGCTGGGCGAAGCTGGGCTTCTGGCTGCCGCGACCGGTTCCTCCGATAGCGAACCACTGATCGATTCCCGCATGGTCTGCCTCGCCCGCGAAACGCTGGCCTGGCATGACGGCCTTGCCGATTTCGCCTTTGCCATGCAGGGCCTCGGCACCGGCGCCATCGGCCTGTCCGGCTCGCTCGAATTGCGTGTCGCCGTGTTGCCCAAAGTGCGCTCGGGCGATTGGCTGGCCGCCTTCGCGCTCTCGGAAAAGGATGCCGGCTCCGATGTGGCAGCCATGAGCTGCGCTGCCCGCCTCGACGGCGATCACTATGTCCTCGATGGCGAGAAGACCTGGATTTCCAATGGCGGCATTGCCGACGTCTATACCGTCTTCGCGCGCACCGGCGAAGCGCCGGGAACCCGCGGCATCTCGGCCTTCGTCGTCTTTGCCGACGATCCCGGTTTCTCGATTGCCGAACGCATCGAGGTGATCGCGCCGCACCCGCTGGCGACGATCCGTTTCGACAATTGCCGCATTCCCGCTTCGCGTCGCCTCGGCGCGCCGGGCGAAGGCTTCAAGATCGCCATGCGCACGCTCGATATCTTCCGCGCCTCGGTGGCGGCCGCCGGCCTCGGCTTTGCCCGCCGCGCGCTGGATGAATCGCTTGCCCATGCGCGTGCACGCCCGATGTTCGGCGCTGCCCTTGCCGACCTTCAGTTGACGCAGGCCGCCCTCGGCGATATGGCGACCGGCATCGACGCGGCGGCATTGCTCACCTACCGGGCAGCCTGGCGTCGCGACGTGCAGCGCTTGCCGACGACGCGCGAGGCGGCCATGGCCAAGATGACGGCGACGGAAACCGCGCAGAGCGTCATCGACCGCGCAGTCCAGCTCTTCGGCGGGCGCGGCGTGAAGTCGGGCGAGATAACGGAAAAACTCTATCGGGAGATCCGCGCGCTTCGTATCTATGAAGGTGCGACCGAAGTTCAGAAACTCATCGTCGCGCGCGAACTTCTGAAGACCTAG